CTCAGCAAAGGTATCCTGATCCTGCTTCTTAAAGAGGCCTGTGCTTCAGTTACGTATATAGTCTGCAGAATGCTGAGGCaaaatacagtcaggtccataattatttggacaatgatacagttgttgtcattttggctctgtacaccaccacaatgggttttaaatgaaacaatgaatacctgcttaaagtgcagactctcagctttcatttaaggcttttttcaaaaatgtagtatgaaccgtgtaggaatgacaaccatttcttcacacagtcccccaactttaagggctcataagtatttggacaaactaacataatcatcaattaaacagtcagttttaatacttggttgcaaatcctttacagtcaatgactgcctgaagtgttggacacataggcatcatcagatgctgggtttcttccctggtgatgctctgccagccctttactgtagccgtctgcacttcctgcttgtgttttgggtgttttgccctcaattttggcttcagcaagagaaacgcatgctcaattggattcaggtcagatgatatgacttgaccattgcagaacattccacttctttgccttaaaaatgtctttggttgcttttgcagtatgcttcaggtcaatatccaactgcactgtgaagcatcgtccaatgagttttgaagcatttagttgaatctgagcaggtaatggtgccccaaacacttcagctttcatcctgctgctcttgtcagcagtcacatcatcaataaatacaagagaaccagttccactggcagccatacatggccatgacataacagtacctccaccatgcttcactgatgaggtggtgtgctttggatcatgagcagttccttcccttctcccttctcttgtcttcccatcattctggtagttgatctttgttttatctgtccatagtatgctgttccacaactgtacaggctttttagatggtttttgacaaactctaatatggccttccatttttaaggctaaccaatggtttgcatcttgtgataaaccctctgtatttattctagtgaagtcttgtcttgcttacaagagcagcaggatggaagctgaagtgtttggggcaccattatctgctcagattcaaccaaatgcttcaaaactcattggacgatgcttcacagtgcagttggacaatgacctgaagcatactgcaaaagcaaccaaagacatttttaaggcaaagaagtggaatgttctgcaatggccaagtcatatcatctgacctgaatccaactgagcatgcgtttctcttgctgaagccaaaactgagggcaaaacacccaaaacacaagcaggaagtgcagacggctacagtaaagggctggcagagcatcaccagggaagaaacccagcatctgatgatgcctatgtgtccaacacttcaggcagtcattgactgtaaaggatttgcaaccaagtattaaaactgactgtttaattgatgattatgttagtttgtccaaatacttatgagcccttaaagtcgggggactgtgtgaagaaatggttgtaattcctacacggttcatactacatttttgaaaaaagccttaaatgaaagctgagagtctgcactttaagcagatattcattgtttcatttaaaacccattgtggtggtgtacagagccaaaatgacgacaactgtatcattgtccaaataattatggacctgactgtatgtccTCTCACTTCTGAGTGCTTTAATATATATTCTGAGCTATAGATTAATCATTTTATATTAAAGTGAGTCTTCTCTCAACCCTTGCCTGGCCTCTGTTGCACTCACTGAACCCTGCTCACTGTTGGAAGAATGCCACACATATTGAATTGTACATATCTGTGGAGTGGGGCTGAAGCTTGAAGGCATTATGCCTCGGTAAAAGTTACTGTAGTGGACTTTGTGAGCCAGTGGGGGCACACGTACACTGTCTGAATAGTCAAAATGAAGTGTTTAAGCTAGCTGGCTGACACTCTTGTGTACTGTACAGTGCCATAGTCTAGGTCAGCAGCAACCAGTCTGACTGACATGTTTGGGCACCTCAGGAAAACCTCTCATTCCTAAGAAAGCTCCTGTGGGAGGTATCCAAAAGGTTTTTGATAAATCCGAGACACGCTACTGTGAGAAAAACGAGGTGTTACCAGCTAGAGGCTATGCAAGCCTTGCCAGACGCGGTGCTGTGGAAACACAGACACGTGTACATATCCTCAGAGAAATATGTGTTAGCGTGTCACAGTTCTTTAGCTCTTGCATTTTGAGTAATTAGAAACGAGGAGCTCCTTTGCAGGCAATATGACAGAGATTACTGGAACTTACGTGAAACCACATAAAAGCAGTCATGGTGGGATGTGTTTTGAGGTGCTTTGCAAACCTATACTGTAAATAACCTTATATTACTCAATTTAACAGCTGGATTGCAATGACTATaacattttctgtctttggACCTAaacaggtgtgaatgcacctAGTATACCACTACTACTAAAGCTATAACCTTAATCCTTTAAGAGGATTGACCTGATTACCTTAGCATAAATCACTGCACTACGCATCATTAAATAACACTCTTTGAGAGCAGCCTTTCATACTGCTATCTGATACTGTGACGATGTTATGCATGGTAGTGAGTCTGCATCATATTaattttaattcaaataaagCAGAAAACCAACAGTTAAATAGCTACTGTCTGGACTGCCTAACAAGATATGACTCGTCTAGTTTTATACAGACAAAGATGAACTGGCTCTATATTGATATTGATACTATTGAGACTTAAACATACAAGAATTTAAAATAGTCTACCTTTGGTGCAAAGTCAACGTTGGGGAATAACTCGTTACATGCAACaaagttacataattaaattacaaaataaatgtaattgtaatcTGTTACAattactgagaaaaaatatgCAATTAAATTACCGTTgctaatcaaaatgttggtgattatgAAGGGCTTACCTATGACTGTTCTTTTCTGGAAAAAGCAAGCTGCAAACCTCCAGGGCTgcaaaatgaagccagtgcagaaataaaaaaactgcAGCTCTTTGAATGACCaattgaggctggctccaaaaaacagtCAATCCTGATAGGTCCCCATGTTAAGATACcagactttacagcagaaataaacatgtttacagcctggtacaaaaatgattTTGGTGTCTTTGGCTGATTTCTCCCTTCATGACACTTATATGGGGGTGATTTTTTCACAACCAACCTGTTTTTATCTTATTAAGACTTAAATTTACACGGGGCGTTGgcagcgtagtggatagtgccggcgccccatgtacagaggctaTGCCTCGCTGCGGCAGTCGCAGGCTCAACTTGTcaccccccgctctctctctcaccccatttcactctgtcctgtacattaaaggcaaaagctccaaaaaaataatctttaataaaaaatagaaaaaagacTTAAATTTACGCATAGTTAAAGGCTGGCCACTttgaatgacaggctgtctggtctgctgatagtgtcctcggcttctcagttagatccctcgctcctccacagctccaacctctcacccaaatattgTCACTCATgtctccaaaaaaccaagatggtgacggctaaaatgttgaacttgaggcttcaaaccAAGAGTCCATAAACCAGTTGGTGCCGTCACAGTGGCTAGGTCTATTATTTTTACAGCCTATGGTAAAAAGCCTATATCTAGGACATAACATTCATGCTACTGCTTTGCAGCTTTCTGCCATGCAGGAATATAAAACAGTTTACACACTTGTGTTTTTAGaacttttaaattttattgCCCAGTTTTAAATAATCaaatgtaattagttacatTACTATGATAAAGTATTTCATTAGTTACATTACTTATTATATTTCTAACAGGGTAATTAGTAATCTGTAAGGGGCCTCCCTAGTTGTTTTCCATTCCGAAGGGCCAGGGAACAATCCTGTTGGGGTCAACACCAGCAAAGGCATGCAGTCGCAAGAGGTTCCCACCACTGAATCAAATAGGATCAGATtaatctgagccaagtcctcatCATGGGCACATCTCAAGCCCATCGTAGATAGGAAGTTCCATGTGTAAAAGCAGATTCAACTAGTAATCTATAACCTATTACATATCAgaagtaaccttcccaacactgtCTTTGGTAGCagtggctgtgtttgtgtgataaTGTCTTTGATAGTTTCAGAAAAGTTATGAGGCaatgtgatttaaaacaaaacaaattgtgGGTTAGCATTGCAAAAGTGTTAAATACCTTATCCGGCTTTTATATTGTGGTTTTGGCATGCCTGCAGCTCACTGGGGTCACAAGGGAGTCAAGCCTATCATGCAAGACCAACAGATGAGGTTATTTAACATGTGACAGCCTACTTCAGCAGGAGAGGAGTCCTCTGCAGTTGTAAGTTTTTTTCCACTTGGTACTTCTGCTCTGAGAACACTGAAGTAAAAagactttttgttttaaaaattccTGTGAAGAAAGAGAAATGAAATTTGAGCTTAATAAGCTGTACGGTCCTTTTGGAAAAGCGTAAGGCAGTGGTCGTTAAAAGCAATCAGTGGAGCCTCATTTTTGGCTGAATCTCTTGGGATCATTTTACGATTATGGTGGTGACATAACAAAGCTTTGTAATGCTCTTTCTGTGAGAATGAATTACATTTAAAGCAATAGCTCAACTTTTTGGGAAATTTACTTTCTCGCCAAGAGTTAGAGGAGAAGATTGATAAACATGCAAGCAGCTGGTTAGGGAACAGCTACCCTGGCTCTGTCCCAAAGGTAAAAGAAATCCACTGACCAGCACTCTTAATTCTCCCTAGTTGACATGATAAATTGTTTCTTTAATCAGTCCAAAATCaagtgtaaaaagaaaaagttctgATTACTTTCTCGACTTTATAGCATCTTGCAGTCAATGCGAGGATGTAGTGTCATAAAGCAATAAAACCCAATGCAAAGTCTTactattttgttattttatttgtttattttttcttgacAACATGTATATGAGGCTATGATTCAACTTATTCCTGTACACAGTTTAAAACAGTAACCAAACCTTTCGCAGAATCATCAGTATCAGTGATGatactgaccttcatttctgaGTCATATCACACTAACCCAATACTCACACACCCCCTATTTTGTATATTCCCATGACTTTCTCCCACTttcacaatataaaatacacagacatgGATGAACTCACTGATGATGCTTCACTGATGATGGTAAAATACCAGAGGCTCATAAATGTTTTTTCCAGACACAATATGCACCTCCCACCACAGCAAGGGTAGGTAATGTTGTCCTTGACAGATGGAAGACATCGTTTATACAAAAATGTTTCCACATCCAGAGAGCTTTGCCCTCTTAAGTATTAAGAGTTCCTGTCCTGTTTAGCCCTTTAAAGTTTCATTTAAATCTTGGTAAAAACACTACAGGGACCTGAAGTATTCACGTTTAAATATTGTATCACATTCGAGGATGTCACTTTGTACAAATTCTCCATTTATAAATAACCCGTGTACAGATCAACCCAAGCAAATGCTACAAAACGTCTTtgaattattacatttttacaagTACATACAGCATGTAATATCGTCTatcattacaaaataaaacattgcaAGTATTTGAAATTACAGTAAACTGGATTTGGCTTTTGTTTGGGTGGTGGTGAGGGGATTTgtgatagatatatatatatttacaaacATATAATCGCTGTATTTTGTCACCGTGCTGTTACCCACACTTTGGGAGCATATCTGGGACATCAAAGTTTCTTCACCAACTGGATGTAGAATGTCTTCTTTAGGGAACAATCCGTAAACACTAGTGAGCTAGCGGAGATGTTTTTCTACTAGCTGTAGCCCAACAGAATATCTGTCTTTCATCGCTCTCTGTCCAGCCCTCCAATACAGCatcctttcttcctcattagCCAAACTCTTCGTTTACTCAACATCATgatcctcttcatcctccacaCGAGGCAGCTCTCTTTCTGGCAGCAAGCCATAGCTGTTGAGGAAGGCTTCCACATCAGTGGCGAAGAACTCCTCAGTGAGGTGCTGCGTGCACGCCAGGAAGTTCCCAAGTAGTTCTCCTGCCTTGTACACCAGCAGCGTCGGCAAAACCTCATCCGAGAACCGCTCAGCAGCACCGGATGCGACAGCATCAATCCTGCAGAACTTTACAGTGGGGTACTCTGTGGCCAGGCAGTCAAGGCAGTTGTTGAGCTCTTCGCAACCTTTGACCCCAATCTTATAGATGTGGACAACCACCACTGTGCTGTAATGCTCCTTCTCAATGACTTCCAAGAAGGCCTCTCCACTATCCAGGTCATGCACACCATCAAACTTGGGCCCAAAGCTGAGTTTATCATGCATCTCCTGCATGCACCGCTTTCTGTATTTCTTTAGACatccttcatcctcctccttaAGCAGCTCATACTCTTGGACACTCATCTGAGAAATGATATCACAACAATAGTTAGAATATATATTGGCTACTGACTGATATAATGTGCAGCATATAATGATTATTagatgcattcattcattcaaagaGTTTTCTAAAGTAACTCCAACAGACTCTCATCAGACTTGTTTTTTCTGTACAAGTGCGACACTGGATATCCATTTCACAGATGTTTCATAATGCACAGTATCCAATGATCTCGATCAAAAGCAAAGTTAAAGTCTGCCATCTCTGCTGTGGCCAGTTTAGCCGTACCTTGCGGTTAAGGTTTGCTCTGGCGTCATCTTTAGGCCTGCTCGGGGATGACATTTGTCTCAGCAGCTCTTTCTTTGCAGTTGGCAAGTTTTCCTGGTCCATACTTTCCAACTTGAACCTCCTCCAGTCATTGATGACTCCCTTTGGACCTATAGAGAATGCAGTAAGTATTTTGTGTTCAGTTATTGAAAGGTAAAGAGTGAGTGTAACTCCGGCTAGCCATCTCTCTGTTTTAAATCATGACGTAAAGCTCACTTTTACCTGAGAGCCTTTTCTTAAATTGTAATCCTGTCTTGGTTTTAAATTTGTACACTTCTCATTATTCAGCtgttttaacttttgttttaattttaagttcttcatttatttagtttaactttaaagcactttgtgactttattagaaaggtgctataaaaCTAaagatattattattactattgtaTGTCTATAATTATCTAGTTATAGTAAAGGCTGATAGaagcaagaaaaaaaggaaaacagaaatacatttttggagGCAGACACATTTCAGAGGTAGTCAGTCAAGAGTAACTTGGTTGTGGTTTCATTAAGAAGCATTCACTTTAGGCTACTAGCAATGcacaaataattaataaataatggctGGTTTATTccttttgaaaaatgacaatgTGCAGCTATGACTCATTGATAGGTATTGTGTCCTGTTTAAATTTGGGGATTAATGCTTCATCTCCACCTTCTACGAAGTGTCCCTAATTGCACCACTATTGCGTAACATAAAGAAGATTAGTGTGCCGGTTATACTGCCAAAGCTTTACAGATCTGTGCTCTGCTTTTTCTTTGGGCTTACTGTTATACATTTAGAACCAATTGCTCTGTCATCAAAGCTTTTGCTATACTGTTTATTTGTAATGAAGACTTCTTAAGACTTAAATTCATGGCACAAGCACAAAGGaagttgaaaaaatatttatttactgCATTACGTTTGAAAAAACTGCTTTTACTTACCTGTGTGGGTTGCGGTCTCTTCCAAATCAACCACTTTGTCAGACATTCTTTTGGTTAGGTACCTGTAAGATAAAACATTGAGAATCAAACTGAGTTAAATGAGGTAAGGATGTAGTTAATGGATGCATGTTGGTAGGCTTTCGATGTTTGACTGAATGTATTTTACTCTTCTGAAGTGTTAATGGCCTGTAGCACTTGTTTGTTCACATTGCTCTCAGTAAGATATTTGCATGGCTGCAGATTTAAAATCTTTGCACTGTGACAGAGCTACTGGATACAAAACAAGTCCCATGATATTCAATTAAATAAATGCAGTCTAAGTGGATTACTGATCTGCAACAGATCCCTGTTAGCCCTCAGGGCGAGACTTAGCTAGCTGCTGATTTAAGATGGAACAGATGGAattaaaaacaactaaaaacacaaacggcaagcaaaaacaaaatcatcaaaCAACGAAAACAATGATGTAATAATTTAATGAtattatgtgtgtttatataacACAACCGATGCATTCTGAAAGaaggaaaacagaaacaaatgaatGACTATAGATATATTCTTTCAGGTTCCTTACTATAATGTGGGATTTCATGTGTCTGTTTATCATTAatagaaaatgtaaatgtaaatctaTAGACAGCGTTTCGACcagtagctgtgtgtgtggcgtGTGTAGAGTCAATATCTTATTGGATAAAATGGCTTcagtgttttaattagtgtgCTCGTCCTTCCTGCGTGCAGTCATGATGCTGATCTTTGCTGATGGTCTTTGTGGCCACCTTTTTAACCCCCAAATCCAGTGTAATCAAGTTGAGATCTACCCTGATTAGCTCTGGCATGAGCAAATGAAGTCACCTATAAGTGTTTCcatgctgtatgtgtgtgagcaaGAGATACACAGTAAACTCTTTCAGACAGCTGACTCTCAGTTCGACAAAGACCCATGCCTAAAGTCAGTACCAAAAGAAGGAAACTTTTGTTCTCATTTTGTGCAGAAACCTTTACTTTAAAATA
This sequence is a window from Epinephelus lanceolatus isolate andai-2023 chromosome 6, ASM4190304v1, whole genome shotgun sequence. Protein-coding genes within it:
- the pdcb gene encoding phosducin b, whose amino-acid sequence is MSDKVVDLEETATHTGPKGVINDWRRFKLESMDQENLPTAKKELLRQMSSPSRPKDDARANLNRKMSVQEYELLKEEDEGCLKKYRKRCMQEMHDKLSFGPKFDGVHDLDSGEAFLEVIEKEHYSTVVVVHIYKIGVKGCEELNNCLDCLATEYPTVKFCRIDAVASGAAERFSDEVLPTLLVYKAGELLGNFLACTQHLTEEFFATDVEAFLNSYGLLPERELPRVEDEEDHDVE